The following are encoded together in the Kwoniella europaea PYCC6329 chromosome 1, complete sequence genome:
- a CDS encoding plasma-membrane proton-efflux P-type ATPase, which translates to MSTNEKVGHTEEAPVKESSIENKVAGDAPALDDAPEKKKREYKEMEHETHGDLHAKVDMNTIQFTATDLYDKDKVDIEHVVMEEVFQLLQCDEGGLTEAEATDRIGIFGPNKLEEKKENVFLQFLSFMWNPLSWVMEGAAIVAIALSNGEGEPPDWQDFVGIVLLLLINSTIGFVEERNAGNAVKALMDSLAPKAKVKRDGKWRDIESSELVPGDVIAFKHGDVCPADCRLTEAIDVSMDQAALTGESLPVSKKLGDECFSGSTCKQGEVEAVVISTGPNTFFGRAATLVGQDNDQVGHLQMVLARIGSFCLVSIGIFVVLEIVILYPRFHYTYRRGLNSILVLLIGGIPIAMPTVLSVTLAVGAQQLAKHKAIVTRITAIEELAGVTILCSDKTGTLTTNKLTIDKENVKCYSQWDVEGVCLLAAYASRTENQDAIDGCVVGTLPDPKQAREGIDLLDFKPFNPVDKRTEITYRDNRDGGKLKRATKGMTGIIIELCSRNKTSELEDQLEADVEEFARRGLRALAVAYEDVVGDAADGQGTGFELAGLLSIFDPPRSDTKQTIDDAMALGVKVKMVTGDQLAIAKETGRRLGLGDHMYPAKVLKDGPEAGGKHANLDEMIMDADGFAGVFPEHKFEIVKRIQALGHLCAMTGDGANDAPALSRANVGIAVEGATDAARGAADIVLTEPGLSTIVHAIYGSRVIFQRMRNYAIYACAVTIRIVVCFAIMSFIWQFDFPSFMVLIIAVLNDGTIMTLSLDRVLPSTTPDSWDLAEVFAYGIGYGLYLSASTIALYATMHSTTFFEDKFGVNAIKETNDPQGHMVIYLQVAIISQALIFVTRSHGPSWTERPSVALMLAFCLAQLISSIIAAFGDWGFTQVHSISGGWIGIVWVWNIVWYFPLDAVKFFMKKTIIAALQRRKARKAAVATVDENGERLQRTASRHESLYSNRTSFLSRAANRLRGGAKISMSQNELQRFSSIQAQQSGAALTRAHSRPAAA; encoded by the exons ATGTCCACAAACGAGAAAGTTGGACATACTGAGGAGGCTCCTGTAAA GGAGTCATCCATCGAAAACAAAGTTGCCGGTGATGCACCAG CCCTTGATGACGCTCccgaaaagaagaagagagagtaCAAGGAAATGGAGCATGAAACTCATGGTGATCTCCACGCTAAGGTTGACATGAACACT ATCCAATTCACTGCTACCGATCTTTACGACAAAGACAAGGTCGATATCGAGCACGTTGTCATGGAGGAAGtatttcaacttcttcaatgTGACGAAGGTGGTCTTACCGAAGCGGAGGCTACCGACCGTATCGGTATCTTTGGTCCTAACAAACttgaagagaaaaaggagaa TGTTttcctccaattcctttCCTTCATGTGGAACCCTCTTTCATGGGTCATGGAAGGTGCTGCCATTGTCGCCATCGCACTTTCcaatggtgaaggtgaaccCCCCGATTGGCAAGATTTCGTTGGTATCGTTCTCTTGCTTTTGATCAACTCCACTATCGGTTTCGTCGAAGAAAGGAATGCTGGTAACGCTGTCAAGGCTCTTATGGACTCCCTCGCCCCCAAGGCTAAAGTGAAGCGAGACGGTAAATGGAGAGACATCGAATCTTCCGAGTTGGTTCCAGGTGATGTCATCGCCTTCAAGCACGGTGATGTCTGCCCTGCCGATTGTCGTCTTACTGAAGCCATTGATGTATC TATGGATCAAGCCGCTCTCACTGGTGAATCTCTTCCTGTCTCCAAGAAACTTGGTGATGAGTGTTTCTCCGGTTCCACCTGTAAACAAGGTGAAGTCGAGGCTGTCGTCATCTCCACCGGTCCCAACACTTTCTTCGGTCGTGCCGCCACCCTTGTCGGTCAAGACAATGACCAGGTCGGCCACTTGCAAATGGTTTTGGCTCGAATCGGTTCTTTCTGCCTCGTTTCCATTGGTATCTTCGTCGTCCTCGAAATCGTTATTCTTTACCCCAGATTCCACTACACCTACCGAAGAGGTCTTAACAGTATCCTTGTATTGCTCATTGGTGGTATCCCCATTGCTATGCCTACTGTATTATCCGTTACCCTCGCTGTCGGTGCTCAACAACTTGCCAAACACAAGGCTATCGTTACCCGAATCACTGCTATTGAAGAACTTGCTGGTGTAACCATCCTCTGTTCAGACAAAACTGGTACCCTTACCACCAACAAACTTACCATTGACAAGGAGAACGTCAAATGCTACTCTCAATGGGATGTTGAAGGTGTCTGTCTCCTCGCTGCCTACGCCTCTCGAACTGAAAACCAAGATGCTATCGATGGTTGTGTCGTTGGTACCCTCCCTGACCCCAAACAAGCCAGAGAAGGtatcgatcttctcgacTTCAAACCCTTCAATCCTGTTGACAAGAGAACCGAAATCACCTACCGAGACAACCGAGACGGTGGTAAACTCAAGAGAGCTACCAAGGGTATGACTGGTATCATCATTGAGCTCTGTTCCCGAAACAAGACATCTGAACTTGAAGACCAACtcgaagctgatgttgaagaaTTCGCCCGACGAGGTCTCCGAGCTCTTGCTGTCGCTTACGAAGATGTTGTTGGTGATGCCGCCGATGGACAAGGAACTGGTTTCGAACTGGCTGGTCTTCTTTCTATCTTCGACCCTCCTAGATCCGACACCAAACAAACTATCGATGATGCCATGGCCCTCGGTGTTAAAGTTAAGATGGTTACCGGTGATCAACTCGCTATTGCTAAAGAAACTGGTCGACGACTTGGTCTTGGTGACCACATGTACCCCGCTAAAGTGCTCAAGGATGGACCTGAAGCTGGTGGCAAACACGCCAACCTCGATGAAATGATTATGGATGCCGATGGTTTCGCTGGTGTTTTCCCCGAACACAAATTCGAGATTGTAAAGAGAATTCAAGCCCTTGGTCACTTGTGTGCGATGACTGGTGATGGTGCCAACGATGCTCCAGCCCTTTCCAGAGCCAACGTCGGTATCGCTGTCGAAGGTGCTACGGATGCTGCTCGAGGTGCTGCCGATATCGTGCTTACCGAACCCGGTCTTTCTACCATCGTCCACGCCATCTACGGTTCTCGAGTCATCTTCCAGAGAATGAGAAACTATGCCATCTATGCTTGTGCCGTCACCATCCGTATCGTCGTCTGTTTCGCTATTATGTCTTTCATCTGGCAATTCgacttcccatccttcatgGTTCTTATCATTGCCGTTCTTAACGATGGTACCATCATGACTCTCTCCCTCGATCGAGTacttccatccaccaccCCAGACTCTTGGGATCTTGCCGAAGTATTCGCCTACGGTATTGGTTACGGTCTTTACCTCTCTGCTTCTACCATCGCTCTTTACGCTACCATgcactccaccaccttcttcgagGACAAATTCGGCGTCAACGCCATCAAGGAAACCAACGATCCTCAAGGTCATATGGTCATCTACCTCCAAGTTGCCATTATCTCTCAAGCTCTGATCTTCGTTACCCGATCTCACGGACCCTCATGGACTGAACGACCTTCGGTCGCCCTCATGCTTGCTTTCTGTCTCGCCCAATtgatctcctccatcatTGCCGCTTTCGGTGACTGGGGTTTCACCCAAGTACACTCTATCTCCGGTGGTTGGATCGGTATTGTCTGGGTATGGAACATCGTTTGGTACTTCCCTCTCGATGCCGTCAAGTTCTTCATGAAGAAAACCATCATCGCCGCTCTTCAAAGACGAAAGGCCAGAAAGGCTGCCGTCGCTACTGTCGACGAGAACGGAGAGAGACTTCAACGAACTGCCTCAAGACACGAATCTTTGTACTCCAACCGAACCTCTTTCTTATCCCGAGCTGCCAACAGACTCAGAGGCGGTGCCAAGATCTCCATGTCCCAAAACGAGCTTCAACGATTCTCTTCCATCCAAGCTCAACAATCTGGTGCTGCTCTTACCAGAGCTCACTCTAGACCTGCTGCCGCATAA